The sequence GTCCAACTTTTCGATTGTCATTCAGATCAACTATATTTATTCTCCCTAAAATATTATGACTATCTTTAATTAAATAAAAACTTGCCCTCCCTTCACTTTGGTCCTCAAGCAATGCTTCATGTCTAACTAAAAAGTTTGGTATATGATAATACTCATCGCCACGGCTTGGCACCATTGTTTCAAAAAATGCTCTGTTTTCTGCTTCAAACTTTAATAATGCTTCGGCATCTTCAGGCTGAAGCAGCTTTAATTTAATAATGATGTTCAACATCCTTTCTTGCTAACGTTATCTCACCATCATTCCATTCCTTGTAAAACTGCTCTAAAAATTGTTCCATCATTTGGTGACGTTCCTTGGCAAAATGTTGAGCTGTTTTTGTATGGAGCGTATCCTTAATAAGGAGAAGCTTGTCATAAAAGTGCTTAATCGTATGATTATTGAATTGTTCATGATAAAAATGCCTGCCCTTTGTTGCTCCATAGGCAAATGCACGTGCAATTCCGATAGCGCCGATTGCATCTAGCTGATCAGCGTCTTGAACTATTTTTCCTTCTAAACTTTTAGGAATCTTTCCTTTACGAAAAGAAATATCAGTTATCGCTAACTTTATTTGGGCTATTTCTTGTTTAGATAAATCAATCGATATGAGAAGTCGTTCTAATTCTTTTTTTATCTCTGTTGGATTA is a genomic window of Virgibacillus proomii containing:
- a CDS encoding GNAT family N-acetyltransferase produces the protein MNIIIKLKLLQPEDAEALLKFEAENRAFFETMVPSRGDEYYHIPNFLVRHEALLEDQSEGRASFYLIKDSHNILGRINIVDLNDNRKVGHLGYRIGKIHTGKGVATQALSLLLKDSIATSLRQLHAKTTMNNISSQKVLQKNGFIHEKTEKNSFEMYGEFVKFIHYTWTNPEY
- a CDS encoding HD domain-containing protein, whose product is MKQQEQLLTIKRFVRHLFQDDITGHDYYHMKRVAHLAKLIAEKEHADRFICETAAWLHDVVDEKLFTNPTEIKKELERLLISIDLSKQEIAQIKLAITDISFRKGKIPKSLEGKIVQDADQLDAIGAIGIARAFAYGATKGRHFYHEQFNNHTIKHFYDKLLLIKDTLHTKTAQHFAKERHQMMEQFLEQFYKEWNDGEITLARKDVEHHY